The Myroides phaeus DNA segment AAGTAGGGGATAACTTAACTCCTATTGATGCTGTTAAGTTTGCATCTGCTTATGGTACTTTTTTAAAGAACTCATCAAACAAGGAAGAACTTAAGGTTGTAATCGGTAGAGATGCGCGTATTTCAGGGCCAATGATTCATAATTTAGTTGTCAATACGCTTGTAGGTTTAGGTATTCACGTGATTGACTTAGGTCTATCTACAACACCTACTGTTGAAGTAGCTGTACCAATGGAGAAAGCTGATGGTGGTATTATTTTAACGGCGTCTCACAATCCAAAACAATGGAATGCGTTGAAGTTGTTAAATGCAAAAGGGGAATTCTTAAGCGGAGCTGAAGGACAAACTATTTTAGAGTTAGCAGAAAAAGAAGCTTTTGACTTTGCAGAAGTTGATAATTTAGGAACTATAGAGTACAAAGACAACTATATGGACTTACATATAGAAGAGGTACTTAACTTAAAATTAGTTGACGTTGAGGCAATCAAAGCACGTAAGTTTAAAGTGGTTGTTGATGCTGTAAACTCGTCAGGAGGAATCATTATTCCTGCGTTATTAAGACGTTTAGGAGTTGAAGTAGTGGAATTATACTGTGAGCCAAACGGACACTTCCCTCACAATCCAGAACCATTAAAAGAACACTTACAAGATATCTGTGAGTTAGTGAAGAAAGAAAAAGCAGACTTCGGTGTTGTTGTTGACCCGGATGTGGATAGACTTGCTTTCATTTCTAACGACGGAGAAATGTTTGGTGAGGAGTACACTTTAGTTGCTGTGGCTGATTACGTATTAAGTAAAACACCAGGTAATACAGTATCTAACTTATCATCTTCTCGTGCATTGCGCGATATTACAAATAAACACAACGGAGAGTACAACGCATCTGCAGTTGGAGAAGTAAACGTTGTTGAGTTGATGAAAGCGACTAACGCTATCATTGGTGGTGAAGGTAATGGTGGTATCATCTATCCAGAAATTCACTACGGACGTGATTCTATTGTTGGAGTTGCTTTATTCTTAACACATTTATCTAATTTAGATATGACTGTGGCTGAATTAAGAGCATCTTACCCTCAGTATTATATGAGTAAAAACAAGATTGAACTTACTCCTAAGTTAAATGTTGATATGATTTTAGAGCAAATCGCTGAGAACTACAGTGATCAAGACGTATCTACAATTGACGGAGTTAAGATTGACTTCCCAACTTCTTGGGTACATTTGAGAAAATCAAATACTGAGCCTATTATCCGTATTTATACAGAAGCAGGAACACAAGCAGACGCTGATAGCTTAGCTATTCGTATGATTGAAGAATTAAAAGTTATTGCTGGTATTTAATTACAGCACACTTTTTTAAAATATAAAAGGGAACAAGTACTTGTTCCCTTTTTTTGTAAGTAATATTTGTAATAGTTGATTCAAAATGAAAATAACAAACAATTTTCTTTCATACCAAGTGCCAAAGGTAGATTGTTATGTTTGTTATTCGTTACGGAAAACCATAAAATGCGAATTAAAAAGCGATAATTAACTTATTATTAGGGATTAAGAGGTTGTTTTAGTGGTTTAGCTTCTGTTTTTATCAATACTTCCTAAAGATGCCTTCCTGGAAGGGAGTCCATAAACAGGCTTTCATTCCCGCCTTTTTCAATCCTTCATTAGCCCACGAATTACAAGTGTAAACAAAGCTATAACTTCCGTAGCTACGTAAAAGGCATCGTTTTGTCCGTACACCTTATCTGTCACAATTTGTATAATCTCTCCTTGCTCGTTTCTTTTAAACGATTGTTGGATATAGGCGATAAGCTTTTGATATTGTTCTTTAGAAATACGTACTTTTTTAAAATGATCATCTTCAATGGCATTTCTCAAAAAAGTGGTGTGCATAGCTGTAGAACCCAATCCAAATGCAGCATTCAATGCAATACCTGGTTTTACGCTTGACCAGTCTTCTACATCTAAAAAGAACCCTTTATCTCCCCAACCAATCGCCACGTAATTATAGTTGGTAGCTTGCCCTTTAGTTGCAGAAAATTCAATCTCCTTACTCCAATCGATGAACTCAGATTGAATAGGAAGCACAAAATCAGTGTGCATACCATTAGTCGATAAATAGATAGTAATATCAGTTGTATCAACGGGGGTTTTATTGACTGTTATACTTGATAACACCCTGGCTAATAGCATATATAGTAGTAGGATACCCACAAGGGTAGCCACAGCGAAGGCAGTAAACTTGATTGTCTTTTGAATAAAAGGCATATACTTATAAATTAAAAAGTGTAATATTAAATCGAAAATAAGATAAATCTTTCGAACTAATACTACACTTTATAACTACTTGATATTTTTAGGTTTCTTTCCTCTGTGTTTCCAACGTTTATGTGTCCAGAAATAGTAGGAAGGAGCTTCTCTAATCGACTTTTCAACCTCTTGTAAGAATCGGTTAGACAATTCGTAATTTGGTATCTCTTTTACATTTTCACCTTCAGCACTTAGGGGAACAAAGGTAGCTTGGTAATGCCCTCGTTTGATGTATTCTACTTTTAAGTACATCGGCACCATATCAAACTTTTTGCACAAGGCTTCACCACCCGTAAACACAGGAACTTCAATACCCATAAACTCTTGCCAGTAGTTAGCCTGACTCACCATAGGCGATTGGTCACTGATAAAAGCGTATATACCGTGTTTTTTGCTTACTTCATTTTGACGAATAAGGCGAATTGTCTCTTTCATTTCAACTAATGTTGTTCCAAAACGAGCGCGAATACGCTTAATTAGATTGTCAAAATGCGGATTATTGATTTTTTTATAGACAGCATATCCTTTGTATGCAACGAATTTGTCTAAGATAATCATCCATTCCCAATTGGCGTAATGTGCACAAAATAACATAACACTTTTTCCTTGTTTTTCTACTTCGTGAATCGCTTCTACATTGGTGAATTTATAGCGTTTTGCCAGTTCTTTTTCAGATACAGTAAGTGGTTTGATCATCTCTAAGAAGATGTCGCATAAATGTCTAAACGATTCTTTTTCAATCTTTTTCACTTCTTCATCAGACAGCTCTGGCATAGTCATACGAATGTTTTCACGTACGGTCTTTTTTCTGTACCCCACAATGCGGTATAGCAGTACATAAAAACAGTCTGATATAAAGTAAAATACAGGAAAAGGCAGTTTAGAAACAAGCCATAAAAGGGGATATATAAGGATGTAAACGATAAAATTCATAGGTCTTACTTTGGTGCAAAGATACTCGATTCGAATATTCTTACGCAAATATACGTTTGAGTTCGGCTTAATTCTTATTTTTATCAAAATCTTTAAAATATGGATATATCTACAATTGTTCTAATCATTATAGCTTTAAATGGGTTGGTAACGTATAAAGGGTTGAATGACTTTAGTTTTTTCAACAAGTATTGTTTTGACATCAGTCGCATTAACGCTGGGGAAAAACATAGATTCTTTACTTCTGGGTTTTTACACGCCGATTGGATGCACTTTATGTTTAATATGCTTACGCTGTATTTCTTTGCAGATATCATCATATTTACGTCAGGAGTACTTTATTTTGTGCTAATCTACTTGGTGAGTTTAGTGGTTGGAAATGTATTGACATATCAATTCTTTAAAAATCAACCAAACTATAGAGCAGTAGGGGCATCAGGAGCAATTATGGGAGTGTTATATGCGTCTATTTTGTTAAATCCAGATATGAGTTTGTATTTGTTCTTTATCCCAATTCCAATTCCTGCTTACGCTTTTGCGGTAGGATACTTGCTGTATTCAATCTACGGAATGAAGAAAAACAACGATGGAATAGGGCATACAGCACATATAGGAGGGGCTATAGCTGGTTTAGTGTTGATTTTACTGAAATATCCTGTGCTACTTCAAGCAGAGTATAAGTTGATCGCAATATTGTTAATTCCTGTTTTAATTTTAGTGGGGATGTATAAAAACAAAAGGATACGATAGAAAATTTAGAGAATATTTATGATTCCGAAACTCCTATGGCTTTCTAATTTGGATACATTTGTAAACAAGAAAAAGAAAAATAGTATGAGAAATGCAGGAATTATGTTCGCGTCATTATTGATGACAACAACAGCAATTGTGGCACAAAACCACCAAGGAGTAGTTGTTCCACAAGTACAAGTAAACGGAATAGGAAAAGTAAGTGTTACACCAGATAAGGTTAGTATCCGCATTGGTGTTGATAACAAAGCAGACGACGCTAATAGCGCTAAAAAAGCAAATGACGTTGTTATTGCTAAGGTTATCAAATACGCAAAAAGCTTAAAAATAGACGATAAACAAATTCAAACGCAACGCGTTAATTTATACAAGTCAAGAGATTATGAAGAGAAGAAAGACTACTTTCAAGCTTCACAAACATTGACTATTTCTCTTGATGATATCAGCAAATATGAGAAAGTAATGACGGGGTTGATGGATTTGGGAATCAACAGAATTGACGGAGTAGAGTTTACATCTTCAAAAGCAGCAAGCTACGAAACAGAAGCGCGTACGTTAGCCGTAAAAGAGGCAAAACAAAAAGCAACAGATTACGCGAATGCATTAGGACAAAAGGTAGGAAAGGCAATTCTTGTATCAGATGGTACGTCTTACGATGCGCCAATTGTACGTCCGATGTATATGATGAAAAGCGCAAGTGTTGATGAGATGAAAGAAACATTAGCAGTTGGAGAAATTGAAGTTACATCAACTGTATCTATCAGTTTTTCATTAGAATAAGAAGTGATAAATAATTAATACGAAAAAGGGGCTGTCTCATATAGCAAGACAGCCCCTTTTACTTTTATTTTACATAGTCAAATTCCATTGGAACCGCCTGTTTCTTCGCAATGCGTTCTGCTTGTAAAGCACGCAGTTCTACGCGTTTGATTTTTCCACTCACCGTTTTCGGTAATTCAGTAACAAACTCTATTTTGCGCGGCATTTTATAAGGCGCTAAGTTTTGGCGACTAAACGCAAATATCTCTTGTGCCAATTCGTTTGAAGCCGTTGCTGTATCGTTGATAATCACAAAGGCTTTAACCTCGTATCCCTTGACTGGATGTGGACTTGCCACTACTGCTGATTCAATAATAGCCGTGTGTTCAAGAAGTACACTCTCCACTTCAAACGGTCCGATTCGATAGTCTGACGCTTTGATAACATCGTCATCCCTTCCGATAAACCAGATGTAGCCATCCTCGTCCTTATAGGCTTTATCACCCGTATAGTACAAGTTGTGGTTAAACACCTGTGCTTGTTTCTCCTTATCGTATAAATACTCTTTAAAAATTCCGTTTAACTGAGTGGTGTTTGTGCGCACACAGATATTTCCTTCTTCGTTTGTCGGTACTTCACGACCGTCCTCATCCGCAATCACAATATCATATAAGAAAGTAGGTTTTCCCATTGAGCCGTATTTCACTTTAGCGTTAGGGTAGTTTGCTACCATACATGTACTTTCGGTCTGTCCAAAACCATCCCTAACTAAAATACCCGTTGCCTCTTTCCACTCCTCAATAATCTCCGGGTTTAGAGGTTCCCCAGCTGCAACGCACTGTCTCAAGCTGAAGTTGTACTTTTTCAAATCCTCTTGAATAAAAAAGCGTAGTACCGTGGGAGGTGCACACAAAGTAGTAATCTTATATTTCTCTATTAGCGACAATGTTTTTGCCGCACTAAAGCGCTCTTTGGTGTGAAAAGCAAAGATAGTAGCCCCAACATTCCACGGTGCAAATAAACTACTCCAAGCGAATTTACCCCATCCCGGTTGAGAAATATTATAATGGATATCGTTTTTCGTAACCCCAATCCAAGCCGTTGTTGTTAAATGTCCTAAAGGCTGACTTAATTGGGTGTGACAAACAATTTTAGGCATTCCCGTAGTTCCAGAGGTAAAGAACATAAACAGTGTATCATCAGGTTTTGTTTTAGCCCCTTCGCTTTCTGTCGGTTGCTCATCAATCACAGTAAGCGGATACCACCCCTCGCGTTGTCCGTCAACAATAATTTTAACGGGTACTTTTACCCCAGAAACTCGTTCAGCTTCGTCTATTTTTTCAACGTTATCACTATCGGCAAGAATCACCTTAGGCATAATCTTTTCAAAGCGATATGCCAAGTCTTGTACGCCCAAAATACTTGCGGCAGGCGATAGCGCATATCCCGCTTTAATAGCCGCTAAATGCGTTACCCAGTTAATGCGTTGCAACATCATTTGTGTCAACACCACATCTCCTTGCTGAATACCTTTTGTACGCAAGAAATTAATCAATTGGTTATATCTGTTGTAAAGTGTTTTAAAAGTGTAATGATGCGTAACCTCGCCATCAGTCCACAGCAAAGCCGTTTTGTCTGGCGTTTCTTGTACGTGAATATCCTCATACACCTCCTGTACCCAGTTGAAGTAGTCGGGCTTTTCGATTTTTAGATCGTGCAGGGCATTAAAATCCTGCTCGATGAGAAGCTCACCGATTTTTTTATACAAATCTTTCATTCTTAATTAGTTTTTGGTAAGCGTAATATACACAAAAGTAAGTATAGAATAAAAATTAAATTCCTATGAATGAGTTTGTTATTGATGATATTCTGTAATTTTCTAATAGAATCTCCTGCTTTTTATTGCGT contains these protein-coding regions:
- the glmM gene encoding phosphoglucosamine mutase, translating into MTLIKSISGIRGTIGGKVGDNLTPIDAVKFASAYGTFLKNSSNKEELKVVIGRDARISGPMIHNLVVNTLVGLGIHVIDLGLSTTPTVEVAVPMEKADGGIILTASHNPKQWNALKLLNAKGEFLSGAEGQTILELAEKEAFDFAEVDNLGTIEYKDNYMDLHIEEVLNLKLVDVEAIKARKFKVVVDAVNSSGGIIIPALLRRLGVEVVELYCEPNGHFPHNPEPLKEHLQDICELVKKEKADFGVVVDPDVDRLAFISNDGEMFGEEYTLVAVADYVLSKTPGNTVSNLSSSRALRDITNKHNGEYNASAVGEVNVVELMKATNAIIGGEGNGGIIYPEIHYGRDSIVGVALFLTHLSNLDMTVAELRASYPQYYMSKNKIELTPKLNVDMILEQIAENYSDQDVSTIDGVKIDFPTSWVHLRKSNTEPIIRIYTEAGTQADADSLAIRMIEELKVIAGI
- a CDS encoding lysophospholipid acyltransferase family protein; protein product: MNFIVYILIYPLLWLVSKLPFPVFYFISDCFYVLLYRIVGYRKKTVRENIRMTMPELSDEEVKKIEKESFRHLCDIFLEMIKPLTVSEKELAKRYKFTNVEAIHEVEKQGKSVMLFCAHYANWEWMIILDKFVAYKGYAVYKKINNPHFDNLIKRIRARFGTTLVEMKETIRLIRQNEVSKKHGIYAFISDQSPMVSQANYWQEFMGIEVPVFTGGEALCKKFDMVPMYLKVEYIKRGHYQATFVPLSAEGENVKEIPNYELSNRFLQEVEKSIREAPSYYFWTHKRWKHRGKKPKNIK
- a CDS encoding rhomboid family intramembrane serine protease yields the protein MDISTIVLIIIALNGLVTYKGLNDFSFFNKYCFDISRINAGEKHRFFTSGFLHADWMHFMFNMLTLYFFADIIIFTSGVLYFVLIYLVSLVVGNVLTYQFFKNQPNYRAVGASGAIMGVLYASILLNPDMSLYLFFIPIPIPAYAFAVGYLLYSIYGMKKNNDGIGHTAHIGGAIAGLVLILLKYPVLLQAEYKLIAILLIPVLILVGMYKNKRIR
- a CDS encoding SIMPL domain-containing protein; the encoded protein is MIPKLLWLSNLDTFVNKKKKNSMRNAGIMFASLLMTTTAIVAQNHQGVVVPQVQVNGIGKVSVTPDKVSIRIGVDNKADDANSAKKANDVVIAKVIKYAKSLKIDDKQIQTQRVNLYKSRDYEEKKDYFQASQTLTISLDDISKYEKVMTGLMDLGINRIDGVEFTSSKAASYETEARTLAVKEAKQKATDYANALGQKVGKAILVSDGTSYDAPIVRPMYMMKSASVDEMKETLAVGEIEVTSTVSISFSLE
- a CDS encoding acyl-CoA synthetase — its product is MKDLYKKIGELLIEQDFNALHDLKIEKPDYFNWVQEVYEDIHVQETPDKTALLWTDGEVTHHYTFKTLYNRYNQLINFLRTKGIQQGDVVLTQMMLQRINWVTHLAAIKAGYALSPAASILGVQDLAYRFEKIMPKVILADSDNVEKIDEAERVSGVKVPVKIIVDGQREGWYPLTVIDEQPTESEGAKTKPDDTLFMFFTSGTTGMPKIVCHTQLSQPLGHLTTTAWIGVTKNDIHYNISQPGWGKFAWSSLFAPWNVGATIFAFHTKERFSAAKTLSLIEKYKITTLCAPPTVLRFFIQEDLKKYNFSLRQCVAAGEPLNPEIIEEWKEATGILVRDGFGQTESTCMVANYPNAKVKYGSMGKPTFLYDIVIADEDGREVPTNEEGNICVRTNTTQLNGIFKEYLYDKEKQAQVFNHNLYYTGDKAYKDEDGYIWFIGRDDDVIKASDYRIGPFEVESVLLEHTAIIESAVVASPHPVKGYEVKAFVIINDTATASNELAQEIFAFSRQNLAPYKMPRKIEFVTELPKTVSGKIKRVELRALQAERIAKKQAVPMEFDYVK